In Myxococcota bacterium, a single genomic region encodes these proteins:
- a CDS encoding AraC family transcriptional regulator: MDARAHVSIGFVHPIVAHLSDQIGDPGPALRASGVDPSLLEDPQSRIEVASLASLLAYGVEATGDVGLPARAGLSLRPGQYGIFELVVRTSRDGHDAISRVNRHYDLIGDLPAPHLELRDGEALVLLHMNSRSDSAFVIDYVLASWMAVARFMRGSGTRPNEVWLDRSEPAAASAIRAGFDCDVRFGQAENAILFSPQGFGRAFAPMDPVIAGAIDRRADELAHTIRSDGRFRRDVEREILECLAEEGATLAHVSKRLRVSARTLRRRLYAEDTSFTALRRALQEREARRYLTETNLPIAAVSAEVGFSEPSAFYRAFKRWTGKTPQEVRQGARPNGPNDQ; encoded by the coding sequence ATGGACGCGCGTGCGCACGTCTCCATCGGGTTCGTCCATCCGATCGTGGCGCATCTCTCCGACCAGATCGGCGATCCGGGCCCGGCCCTCCGTGCCAGTGGCGTCGATCCGTCGCTGCTCGAGGATCCCCAGTCCCGGATCGAGGTGGCGTCGCTGGCTTCGCTCCTCGCGTACGGTGTGGAGGCGACCGGGGATGTCGGACTCCCGGCACGTGCGGGGCTCTCGTTGCGGCCGGGTCAGTACGGGATCTTCGAGCTGGTCGTGCGGACGAGCCGCGATGGCCACGATGCGATCTCGCGCGTGAACCGTCACTACGATCTGATCGGCGATCTCCCGGCGCCGCACCTCGAGCTGCGCGACGGGGAAGCATTGGTCCTGCTCCACATGAATTCGCGGTCGGACTCGGCATTCGTGATCGACTATGTCCTCGCGAGTTGGATGGCCGTGGCGCGCTTCATGCGGGGGTCGGGAACGCGGCCGAACGAAGTGTGGCTCGACCGTTCCGAGCCGGCCGCCGCCAGCGCGATACGCGCGGGCTTCGATTGCGACGTGCGTTTCGGTCAGGCGGAGAACGCCATCCTGTTCTCGCCGCAGGGGTTCGGGCGCGCGTTCGCGCCCATGGATCCGGTGATCGCCGGAGCGATCGATCGCCGCGCAGACGAGCTCGCGCACACGATCCGTTCGGACGGTCGTTTTCGTCGCGACGTCGAACGCGAGATCCTGGAGTGCCTCGCCGAGGAGGGCGCCACCCTGGCCCATGTCTCGAAGCGGCTTCGCGTCAGCGCGCGCACGTTGCGGCGGCGGTTGTACGCGGAGGACACGTCCTTCACCGCGCTGCGACGCGCGCTCCAGGAACGCGAGGCCCGCCGGTACCTGACGGAAACGAATCTCCCGATCGCCGCGGTGTCGGCCGAAGTCGGCTTCTCCGAGCCGTCCGCGTTCTATCGGGCGTTCAAGCGCTGGACGGGGAAAACCCCCCAAGAGGTGCGTCAGGGCGCCCGCCCGAACGGCCCCAACGATCAATGA
- a CDS encoding phosphoribosylanthranilate isomerase — translation MTRVKVCCIGSVEEARLAVRMGASALGLVSEMPSGTGVIPESRIAEIAARVPPSIATFLLTSRTDAGEIVAQQRRCGVNTIQLCDRVSESVHRELRRACAGTSIVQVVHVTGADAVDEARRVSEHVDALLLDSGDPSLPVKELGGTGRVHDWSVSARIVRAVPVPVFLAGGLRASNAAAAIREVEPFGVDLCTGVRTDGALDETKLEAFFAAVATASGRGGSSVD, via the coding sequence GTGACCCGGGTCAAGGTATGCTGCATCGGGTCGGTCGAAGAGGCCCGGCTCGCGGTGCGGATGGGCGCGTCGGCCCTGGGTCTCGTATCGGAGATGCCGAGCGGTACCGGGGTCATCCCGGAATCGCGAATCGCGGAGATCGCGGCGCGAGTCCCTCCGTCCATCGCCACGTTTCTCCTGACGAGCCGAACCGACGCGGGCGAGATCGTTGCGCAGCAGCGGCGCTGTGGTGTGAACACGATCCAGCTCTGTGACCGGGTCTCGGAGAGCGTGCATCGGGAGCTCCGGCGTGCGTGCGCTGGCACTTCGATCGTTCAAGTCGTCCACGTGACGGGAGCCGACGCCGTCGACGAGGCGAGGCGGGTGTCCGAGCACGTCGACGCGTTGCTCCTCGATTCGGGCGACCCCTCCCTGCCGGTGAAGGAGCTGGGCGGGACGGGCCGCGTCCACGATTGGTCGGTCAGTGCGCGCATCGTTCGAGCGGTGCCGGTTCCCGTGTTCCTGGCTGGCGGGTTGCGCGCGTCGAACGCCGCCGCCGCGATCCGCGAAGTGGAGCCCTTCGGCGTCGATCTCTGCACGGGCGTGCGGACCGACGGCGCGCTGGACGAGACCAAGCTCGAAGCGTTCTTCGCGGCGGTCGCGACCGCTTCGGGGCGCGGCGGCTCGTCGGTTGACTGA
- a CDS encoding nuclear transport factor 2 family protein: MTVQEIGTQLVALCNEGRDREAVDRFYDEKIVSIEAGGDGDMPARMEGIAAIRGKHDWWYDNHEVHETAAEGPYCGHREDQFAVRHTMDITPKGGERMQMAEVALYTVKDGKIVQEEFLYQVG, from the coding sequence ATGACGGTTCAGGAAATCGGAACCCAGCTCGTCGCCCTCTGCAACGAGGGCAGGGATCGCGAAGCGGTCGACCGCTTCTACGACGAGAAGATCGTCAGCATCGAAGCCGGCGGAGACGGCGACATGCCGGCGCGCATGGAGGGCATCGCGGCGATCCGTGGCAAGCACGACTGGTGGTACGACAACCACGAGGTCCACGAGACGGCCGCCGAAGGGCCGTACTGCGGCCACCGCGAAGACCAGTTCGCGGTGCGCCACACCATGGACATCACTCCGAAGGGCGGCGAGCGGATGCAGATGGCGGAAGTCGCGCTCTACACCGTGAAAGACGGCAAGATCGTGCAGGAGGAATTCCTGTACCAGGTCGGCTAG